The following proteins come from a genomic window of Megalopta genalis isolate 19385.01 chromosome 18, iyMegGena1_principal, whole genome shotgun sequence:
- the LOC117228417 gene encoding cAMP-dependent protein kinase catalytic subunit 1, translating to MKQTTKAQQTKSKPTKKAKEDPKKKRASRSHDKRAVMNPERMRAFQEYQSILDELKAAFVERWKVNKTDSCTIKDFERFRTIGTGAFGRVLLVKYKPTSVFYAMKVLDKSKVVKMKQVNHTYNEKRILQCVRFPFVVYMEYCFKDNSYVYLVLPYINGGEMFTHLRRMGKFDEPLARFYAAQVLLALEYLHHCSLVYRDLKPENILIHSSGYIRMTDFGFCKMIDGRTWTLCGTPEYLAPEVILSKGYGKSVDWWSFGVLIYEMNAGYPPFYSGEPMKIYEKIISGKYKYAQHFGEELRDILKNILQVDLTRRYGNLKNGTLDIKGHKWFQSTDWNMIYHQKIQPSFIPTCPSPEDSSNFDEYVEEPLTVDNVDRFTKDFANF from the coding sequence ATGAAGCAAACAACAAAGGCTCAACAAACGAAAAGTAAACCGACGAAGAAAGCCAAGGAGGACCCGAAGAAGAAGAGAGCGTCTCGTTCGCACGACAAGCGTGCCGTCATGAATCCGGAACGAATGCGCGCGTTTCAAGAGTACCAGAGCATACTGGACGAGTTGAAGGCCGCGTTCGTCGAGAGATGGAAGGTTAACAAAACTGACAGCTGCACCATCAAAGACTTCGAACGGTTCCGGACGATCGGGACCGGCGCGTTCGGCCGCGTTCTTCTCGTCAAATACAAGCCGACGTCGGTCTTCTACGCGATGAAGGTGCTGGACAAGTCCAAGGTCGTCAAGATGAAGCAAGTGAACCACACGTACAACGAGAAGAGGATACTGCAGTGCGTGCGGTTCCCTTTCGTCGTCTACATGGAGTACTGCTTCAAGGACAACTCGTACGTCTACCTGGTGCTGCCTTATATAAACGGGGGCGAGATGTTCACCCATCTGAGGCGAATGGGCAAGTTCGACGAGCCTTTGGCGCGATTCTACGCGGCGCAGGTGCTGCTCGCGCTGGAGTACCTGCACCATTGCAGTCTCGTGTACCGTGACCTGAAGCCGGAGAACATCTTGATTCACAGTTCCGGTTACATTAGAATGACCGACTTCGGGTTCTGCAAGATGATCGACGGAAGAACGTGGACGCTGTGCGGCACGCCCGAGTATCTAGCGCCGGAGGTGATACTCTCGAAGGGCTACGGCAAGTCGGTCGACTGGTGGAGCTTCGGCGTGCTCATCTACGAGATGAACGCCGGCTATCCGCCGTTCTATTCCGGCGAGCCGATGAAGATCTACGAGAAGATCATCTCGGGAAAGTACAAGTACGCGCAACACTTCGGCGAGGAGCTGCGCGACATCCTGAAGAACATACTACAGGTGGACCTGACCAGACGGTACGGGAACCTGAAGAACGGCACCCTGGACATCAAGGGCCACAAATGGTTCCAATCGACCGACTGGAACATGATCTACCATCAGAAGATCCAGCCGAGCTTCATACCCACGTGCCCGAGCCCCGAGGACTCGAGCAACTTCGACGAGTACGTCGAGGAGCCGTTGACCGTCGACAACGTCGACCGTTTCACCAAAGACTTCGCGAACTTTTAA